CAAAACCTTGAATCGATTAGAATTTACCCAAAcccagaaaaaaattaaaaataaagaaacaaagaaagacaTAAAATTTCAGGCATAAAATCGGTAAAAATGTGGACAAgcgaagaacaaaaagaaaaaaaagagctttAAAAAGAAGATGTCATACCTTTAGCCAAGACCCTGTGAAGAGGAATGAGATTTGCCTGAGAAAGAGAGGAATGAGATTTGcctgagaaagagagaaagaagatgaagaacggaAGAAGAAGAAGGACTTTTACCTGGATGAAGAAGGTGATGGAAAATGtcttatagaaaaaaaaaatctgtaagacattttccctaaaaccCGTTCATTTTACCCGTGtcttggaaaatattttccaaatgtAAAATGCTTTCAAGCTTCCAAACATCGTAAAATCAGGAaaacattttccggaaaatgtttTCCCAGTAAACAAACGAAGCCTATATGTACTTCTTAAATATTATGAGACTTGTTTACCTCTTTTGGTTTTGTTTCACTTTGCATGTCGAAAGTGTAATCTAAAAAACTAGAGGCGGataaaagaattttatttataaattatgaattataatttttacataaatcTTTTAGGGTATGTTTGATTGAGTGGAAAAGTGGGGGATGGAAGGAATGAgtggaaaaatagaaagaaaaaaaattttggttgaaaagaaaagtgagaagaaagaaaataggaGCGGTGACCATTTTCTATCTTACAGAAAGAAAATGTCCATTTCTTCTATCATGCACActtatgaaaagaaaaattatattttccacCCCttcaatttatctttttaattttctttccatAGTACCAAACAAAACCTCAGGGGGTGATTGGTTAGATggaaaagtggaaagaaaataaatttgagtGTTTTTTATTAAGAAGaaaagtgagagaaaagaaaaataagagagaTGACGATTTTCTATCTTAATACATAAAAATCAATCCttcaaaattggaatgatgagatgagagaaaatgagaggtATGTATGTTATTTCAAAAGTATACATTTTCtaaatgttttgttttctttcattccaTTTTTCAACTATATCAAGCaatagatggaaagaaaaaaatatttttctttccattttttcatctttcctaccaagcacacctatgaaaagaaaaattatgcTTTACATCTTTCTAATTTTTTACCTCTTCAAGTTTTTTTCCTTCCAATTTTCTTTTTACTATACCAAGCAAAGCCTTAGAGTATGGTTagatgaaaaaatttaaaattttaaagatttttaaattGCTTGTATTTTAGATTTCATCAATTCAAAGTAATAACTATTGTTATTGCTTTGTTTGCTTAAATaatagtttcaagaacaattaagttattgaagaagaaaaattatattaaatataaataatataaaattatttaggcTTAAGGGTAGAAAAGtcctcaataaaaaaattaaaataatcaattgaACCCTTATGAAAAAGTGCATCCAATTGAGCTCTTAATGACCCAAAAAGAATGAATTGACCCTTTCCATTAACGGAAATCGTTAGTTGATCGATTTAATCGTTAATCTCGTTGACATGGTTGACGGAAGTCATTAGAAATTGCCATGTGGTAATATTGTGacgttattttttaaattttattgataattaaAATGTACATAAAAAATGAATATGGACATATTGTTGTCCATATTCATTTAAGATGAGtacaaaaaacttcaaaaattataatattttaaaaaattctaaagaaagaagtatataaaaattttaaaggtgcgaaaactaaaatatatattatttattaagaaataaaaatatatagaattaatAGGGTTGATGGAGcatatgaatttttatataatttcaaaatcTGTTAATGAAAAACTATTGGAAGTTCATTGTTTGTAAAATggcttaaaaaatattaatatttatatttgaattacTGACATTGTTTCCAAACTTCacatttttgtataatttatgcCACTAACCCTTTAACCTAATATCTTAAAATTCCTAAAAACTCAAATACAATTTTTCATTTGTAAAACAACTGTTGCTACTAAGAAGTGCaaaattaaatgtaattattACAACAACTGGGATTTATAATAATTCCATTATAAACCActtttgttaaaatatatttgttttgattcaaattaaaaaaattagaaattaatttgtaattttttacaatagtaaaattgtaatttaaaagattaaatcaaatgtttatatttgtttaaagTTTAGGATTAAAACCAATTATCCCAATTCATTTGAATTTAGACAATCATATGTCTAGTTCATTCtatatacacattttaaaaaatccACATCATAATATTGCCATGTGGTAGTTACTGATGCTTTTTATCAGCAATTGTCAATGAAGTTAACGGTTAAACCGGTCAACTAATGGTTTCCATTAACGGAATGggtcaattgatttttttaggtCACTAAAAGCTCAATTGTGTACATCTTTTTCGTAAGCTTTTTACTTTATAGTGAGATCATatgtattaaatgaaataaaattacaaattaatttttagaaaccatttctttagataaaattaaaaaaatagaaatttagctAATGAAATCTTTTTTTGAAAATACcacatattttgaaattttctaaGATTGTGTTTGGgagaaaaattgtaaaattttgaagatttttaaaatgtttgtatttcaaaatttataaattcaaaatgctagtaattataattacttaatttggataaatatttttttaagaaaacttgAGTGTTTGGAATTTTACAAGTTAAAACTAATTatcagataaaaataaaaatattaaaaataaataaaagaatcagAGATAGGAGAGCATAGGAAAAGTAATTTTTATTGATGAATAGGGATGTTTACAATGTTTATCCAAAGCCTATTTATAAATATAACAAgtatgaatgaaataaaattcTACTACTAATGACTATTAGAGTCCTAAAGTACGttaaatttatcttaattttgatagacatccacttaataataaaatattctcaacaataatataaaaaatatccgATACCACTATATTTGTAAAAGAGTTATAAttatttctaataaaataaaattttaaaatatatattaaagttaaataaaaatgttttttaaaatttatttttattttattttacagtGGACATgtgtgttaaaaataaaataatgaaatttttttgaaaaaccaaCTCTTTTGGTGGAATTTGGAAAAGGAAATTGAACCACTTAAATCCCCTCTTAAAATTCCTCGTACATTCCCAATTTCTCTattatttttacccaaaaaagtaaattgattttaaaattttaaaaaccttgATACAAATGAAATCATtccactaattttttttattcaaacacaACTTTATTATTCAATAAATCTTCAATTCAAGAATTATTTGGGCTTGATCTTGACATTTGAAAACGAGTTTAGGGAGTTGTTTGCTTGAGATTGCTTGGAATTGATCCAAGGATCTTTGAGACTTTGAAATTGGGTTGATGTGATTTGCTTTATTAGTCATCTGAGACTTGATTTTGAAGAACGAGTTTGATATActttatatttatgtaattaaattgggtAGAATTTTGATCCAAGGGTTTTTGAGATTTAACCTTTGATGGATGAATTTGCTTCAAGAGTCTTCTAAACTTGAGATCTTAAAGAATGTTTTTAGCATCTTTTTTATTAATTGAGCAAGACTAGAGAGAGGCTTTTATGAATTCCGAAAAATTAATTGAGCACCCATGTTGCATGGTTCGATTATTTTGGTCACTCTCGTTAAAATTACAAACGGTAAACtgaaatgataattaaaaaattggtataataataaatttagccctcaaattttacatattatatcgattTAATCATAGTTTTAAAATCAACCCtgaaattacaaatatttttaatttatcctaattcaaaaaataaaaaataaaaaaatgcataaatgttttcaaaataatataataataatctaaaaaattataagGTTATCTTATCCAAAATCCAACTTTATGCAAACTAAAAGTGGAACCTTTGAcgacattattaattattatgtcCAATATGATCTAAATCTGTGTGTCTGCACATCAAATAATATTAACTTACTTTTTCTTTGTTCTACGAATTCACCTCCACCGGAAAACATAATGCTAAACTGTAAGTcagtattttctttaaaattactAGATTTTATGACTGTCGGGtgataaaagtaatatttttctaGGTAAATAACTATCTTTTAAAAccataagttttgaattaaatatgtgaaatttgatttgtgatttttatatgtatatatatgaaattttaattttgatttaatcgtatatatttaaaaaaataattacatatatttattttcatattagattAATGTAATTGTTTTTGCATGCAATATATTAATGTAAAGTTGTGCTAGTTCGATAATTTAagaatgatttatgaaaattgaatcaaatcaaatttcatatataaaatcgcACAAAATCAATTTTTATGTATGACAttgcacattaaattaaaatttatatataaatttgacatttatccCGATATAATATGAGTAGAGACATGGTAgttctaaaaaaaaagagaaatagataattttttttaaggaacgtaaattttcaaaaagaaaataataatattttttattcttatctATACTTTATTAAGTTGGTGGTACTCAtcaatcgatttatgaaattaataaaatattattttatctgctaagtaagttatatgattatgtgagtgtatttatttatttatttttatatattttataaattaataaaaatttatctaCAATGAAATTTGAACTAATGACACTGTTTAAACTAAAAcgattttttgttttcttttatgaaaCTTTAATAACTATGTTTGTGTATTCTAATAATATTGTTGATTAAggtagttttacaaattaactcAACACCAATTCAGGATTGATAACAAAACAAAGGTAAACAAATAtattcatttagtattcttaatctgatgtgtttaaatttcgttttacttacaatttttttatattttaatatcatacatatttcatgtgttagtATTAATTAATTCTGTACTTCACTAATCAGTTCTGTACttctttattatatattattttcaaacacTCTTCTATATTCTAAATATGTAATTTATATTCAGATAAGGTTTCTAGTTTAGTTTAaagtttattgattttatttgagagtaaagtataaataattgaattaaaataatttaaaatagagtcaaattttacaaatattgtTTTCAtgagttgaaaaaaaaaagaaaaagaaaagctgtAATGGATGGAATTAAAaggttttattaaaaacaatataaagaCATTTATGGAAAAAGGAACATTTATTTTTTCGCTTAAAAGGAGCGTGCAAGGCAGGGTTGTCTAAAGCGCGTAGAtaaaaaccataatttcaaactcagcgtacaaaaaaagaaaatgataaaaattgaaacTGAAAATAGAAAACAAGAAATACCATAGCCATTGGGGTTTCCATTTTATTGTTGAAGAAGATGCAGTTACCTTTTCCTGCTCCACATATCtaaatttacatttatttatataaatgcCTTACACCAAGctgtaattatatttatatatatatcctttaGTTCTAGGTTTTCCTcaccttcatttttgaattatCTCTTTTTAGTTTTTACCATCCACAACCCCCTTTGCTGAAAACCCAGAAAGAAAAATATGGGGAGAGGAAGAGTGGAGCTGAAGAGGATAGAAAACAAGATTAACAGACAAGTGACCTTCTCTAAGAGAAGAAATGGCTTACTCAAGAAAGCTTATGAGCTTTCTGTGCTTTGTGATGCTGAGATTGCTCTTATCATCTTCTCCAATCGTGGCAAGCTCTATGAGTTTAGCAGCTCAGGGTATATTAATACAAAACTACGTTAAACAATCTActcatagtcctttttcatttctttctctaTCCTTAACTTTATATATTCTCAAGTTTTCTAGTCATTTACATCTACTTTGGTTATGGATTGTGCATAGTGATTCCTACCATGCAAAACTCCATCAAAGTCTTgtcttttcttcagtttctcttgTTTCTACTGCTCTCTCACTAACATCTGACATGGTTGTGAGTTCACATGGTTTTTCCTTGGCTTTTGGGTTCATGTCTAGTAACCCTGAGTATATCAGCTTTTTTTAGTGATAAATTGTCACGTTTCATCTCATTcgcaaaagaaacaaaaaaaggaCCTTCCTTTTTCCTCTAAATTGGGTCTTGCTCTCCGGTTCTTGGCCTTGCTAAGGTTTTTTTCATTTATCATCAGTTCTGGAAATACTAGTACGAAAGGCGACTCTTTTCTTTCACAAGAAAGCTTAAACAAACCCCCCCCCCCCCATTACGAATTACGACGACATTGCTCAGATATCCTTTCACCACATCCCTTGTCCTTCATAATTCACAACTTTTGACTTTGGCTCTTGGTTTCTTTGACTGCTTTTAATTTGAAGGCCTTTTAAAAGGTTTAATGTAGAATTTGCACCTTAAAATTTAACTTCTCTTTTCttcgattttatatatatatatattaatggtaCATATGTGGTTTTCCTTTTAAAATTATCTTCTCTAACAGAATAAATTTCTTAGTGAAGAGTTTTTAGCTAAATACATCATAGTTTTGTTTCTGAAACTGTTATAAATAAGCTATATGTTGAGCTAAAGTTAATATTTTGCTTCAATTTATGCAATAAAGCTCACTCTCACATGCTGTTTGCAATTAAGTAGGAAAACCAGTTCCACATTGAGTTAAATGAAAGTAAAATACAGCAAGAAAAGCTACGAAGGGGCCAACTGGATAAAGTTTTTATGGTTGGATTTTACTTTAATTGGGTATTATTTATTGTAACAAAAGTAATTATGATCATACCCTTCAAAGTTTAATCTATAAATCATTGAAAACCTTGTTCCTCAGAAATATTGAGGGCCGGATTCAATGTATTTACTCTATTCTTTTTTTCTACTTTCTTGAATCCCTTGCATGGAAGTTAATCATGATTATGCTTAGAAATGCCAAACCTTATGCTGCTTTCCCTAACCATTGTGTGTAAATAAGTTGATTGTCACCTTTCTACTTGCTTTATTGGCAGTATGACCAAGACCCTTGAGCGATATCAACGTTGCTGCTTTATTCCTCATGACAATACCCATGAACGTGAAACTCAGgtttttaattataaaagaatcatagagggactaaattgctcACTTTTGTAATAGAGTGACTAATTTAGTGTTTTGCCTATTGTAGAGGAGCTGTGAAGCAAGCTTATACATTTTACCCTATATGCTTATCTTTTGGGAATCATTATTAGTGAGCATGGCTATTGTTCTTTAGTTGTCTTTGCTTTTATCAATGCAGAGTTGGTACCAAGAAGTAATCAAGTTGAATGCAAAATATGAAGCACTGCAACGCACTCAAAGGTTGAGTTCAAATCAGTGTAATTACACATACTTGCATCGATTCATAAAATTCACTATATAGTATATGTTTAATCAGGCATTTGCTTGGAGAAGATCTTGGACCATTGAATATGAAAGAACTGCATAACCTTGAGAAGCAACTTGAAGGAGCTCTTGCAAGGGCTAGACAACGGAAGGTGGTTGTATAATATTTGGATCTAATCCCACTAATTTAAAACCTGAAAGTTTTCTCCTTTTATCTTCACTCCAAAATTTCTCTTTCTTTACTGTTGTCAACTGCAGACACAGATTATGATGGAACAAATGGATGACCTACGCAAAAAGGTACTTGCATGAGTAATACTAAATCAATACACTTAAATTTCATTCACCAACTTTGGTACGCTAATTCCTCACCCGTTAATCAACTTGTAGTAATTCGGTgtatcaatttgaaaaaaaaaatactcatttaaatataaaatattcatttttcatattataaaaattaaataaaattttcggtTCAATTCTATAAACCGAATTAAatacatactcaaattcaaactctAAAAAATCTAGCCCACATGGTTCTCGATTTTCCTGCTTTTCTTACTCGGCATTACTAAGTGAAGTTGACATGGTGTGATGAATGTGGATGAGCTTTTTCGTCTTAATTGTCTCATATGGCtaacaacgtttttcatgttttggCAGGAGCGTCAGCTTGGAGACCTTAACAAACAGCTGATAATCAAGGTTATACTTTGCACTTCAACTTTGATCTATACTAAGCTCCTTTTGGATTTCATcacatgtattttattaaataattaatacaaatcaataaaaataaaagtgttCTTAAttcattaatataattattatttaaaataagggtaaattacactaataGTCACTCAAATTTGATATCACAAAACattcattcaattttcaatttagtcactcaactttcaaaaaattacaaaccGTCCAAGTAACCATTTTTCGTTACAGATGTAATGGAAAGTTGACTTGTTATTTAACTAGCCATGTTGGCATCCTAGCTGTCGTTTAAATAACCGTAATTTAAGAACCCTAGCTaggtagaagaagaagaagaagaagaaatgaagataCCCTACTATGACCGTTTTGCTCCTCCAAGGTGGAGCCACCACCCAGTTCGCTGTTGTCCCTTTGAATCTTTGTGTCCTAGGCGACTCCATTGAATCTCTAtccttttttctcttctcttcttctactcctctctttttcttttttttttcttaactctAGTCGCCATCGTTCATGGCCTTCTCCTGCCAACCGTCATCACCAAATGACTTATCTTTGTCTCCTCTCAAATCTCACTTTAGATTTCCCAATAGGCCTTCAAGATCCCAAGATTAAAACCTTAAAGCTTCGAACAAGGCTTCAACGGGTCTCTGCCATCCACTGTTGGATCACCACCATATTTTGGCAACAACTATTTTTTGACCAACCATGACTCTTGATCGCTTGGATTATCGAACTGGTGGTTCGAATTCTCCAACTTGTAAAACCCGAAAtaggtttaagtttcatttattttgattctcttacttttttagtttttttgtaCTTCTCTCTTTTAATGCAAGCCAATTTGGGATTCCTATTATTATTTTTGCTGGTTTGATCTTGGATGATTGCTATTtggtatttttgtttttggttgaGATTTCATGAGTCTGGCATGTTTAGGGGTTGGGATTTGATGGTTATGGTGGTGGTGTTTTGGAAAAGGAGTGACAGTGAGTGATGTTGGTGTAGTGATTAAATGATAGTGGTCTTGTGGAGGTGGCCAACGTCGAGAGTGGTGGTGAAAAAGCCCCCCATTTCTCTTTCTGCTTTTGATGTTTAATAGTGGCACGTGAGAGGGATGGCAAGAAAATGTCCAATGTGGTAAGTTAATTAGCCATGTTAGTAAGTTAACTGCCACGCCACTTGTCCCGTTAGGCCTATAAAGGAAAATGTTAATGGGTAACTGATTTGTTACTTTTCGATAATGTTAGTGAccgatttattattttttgaaagttgagtgactaaattgaaaattgagtgactattggtgtaatttagctttaaaacaaatataattttaataacttattaattttattatatcaaataaatttatatttttattatttaaatttattttaatttaatgtccTTAATAGTTTTATATAAGGTTATGCCTACTTTTAAGCATAATgtttaatttagtcctcaatgTTTACCTCTTTTTTCAATTTgacctttattttttttgaagttaaatttagctattaatcttttaaaaagtgTCAATGCgcttttttaatgaaaatactctctaaaatattacttttttaaCAATGTTGGCGTGGTAGTACATGTATACTTCATGCTAAAATTtcactatttgtcttatatgctACATCAAcaactaatttaaaaattataaaaatattcaaaaaaattttaaaaatacaaaaaacataGCATGAAATACGCCTGCTGCAGTATTGAAAATTTGCGCCTATTAGTCCATGAAAATGTAATATCTGCTGTTTCATAGTGGTCAGTGTTATATTCACTTTTTTTGGGGTTTCAGCTTGAAGCAGAAGGACAAAACCTGGAAACAATCCAGGGTTTATGGGGTTGTTGTGGTGCAGCAGCAACTGAAAACTTTCCTCTGCATCTGTCTCAGACACAACCTATGGAATGTGATCTTCAACCTGTTTTGCAAATAGGGTACTGTTAATATATTTACACATCTTTAGCACTTTTTTTTTCTAGATGAAGCCCTAAGTGATGATGGATTATTGTTTGCATCTGGAACAGTATCAAGATACTTCTATATATGTATTTCACACTTGGCAAAAATATTAAGATACAAACATATAGTGTTTATAGACAGCTAACCTCACACAAATTCACCCCTTTCAAGCTCTATAAAATCAATGTGCCATGTCTCTTCAATGCTTTCATTTTCATAGGTACCTTAAACTGATTAAGCTTGTATATGACTTGTATATagttggttggttggttggttgtcTGTTCACAAATACTAGTTAATGGCTCTGATAAATTTGaccttgagaaagaaagaaaaccatCCATTGCATATGATTCAATGTTATCATCaccattttttgtttgttttttatgtTATTCTTAATTTTTCTAACTGACTGCTTCTATCAATGCGTCAGGTATCATCACTATGTTGAGGCTGAAGGATCTTCAGCCCCCAAAGACATGGCTGGTGAGACCAATTTCATCCATGGATGGGTCATTTGAGCCCTCCATCTATCAACAcaactatatacatatatagatattGTGATTTCTTCTCTtgcttattgttttttttttgtaattctgtcaacatctatatatatataacattttacTGTTATATTTCAGGCACTACAATACCCATTTGAGCCTTCAAGACCTTCTTGTAGGCTTATTGTTGCCCttatatataagttatttaaTATAGTTTTGGTGCGAACATATTACTCTATAAATCTCTCTTGAATTTAGTATCACGGATTTACACGttacttttttccttttttttttgttattattattattattacaatttatatttagTGCTCGTAGCTATGTCTTTCAACAATGTCATCTCTAATGTTCAAACTTGTATTGTCTTCTTGGGATTGCAGTGTGACCTGCCACTACACTAAACACTTATTGGTCTTACTTGATTTTCTTAAAATCCTGTAGATTTACCTATGGAATCTCGATTCCTCTTTTACTTTAAGAAGTCGATAATGATGGGAGTCAATTTTAACTTGGGCGAGAAACCAAAATTGGATAGGATATTTAtagatatgataaaaaaaaattttgctaGAAGTCGCAGCCTATCGGCATAAACTACAATTGATATAGGTAGTGGAGTTATACGATTAATATTCATTATAACTTTAAACTCAACAACTATAGGTGTCAAGTTCTTTAATGAATTTATTATGGTTAGGTTTTATAATAAACTATAAATATTTATGACATAAACAGTTAAAATTCATTATAACTTAGTGTTGAGTTTAAGTTTATAGTAAACTATAGATATTTATAACATAGATGAACTTGACATCTATTGTCGTCGAGTTTAACTTTACACATTTATTAGGGTTAGATTTATGTTGAACTATGAATATATGCAAAACTGACAACCATAGATGTCAAGATTCAGACTTTTATTGTATATTAGGGTTAGGTCAAATATTTAAGGTTAAAACATCCCTTAACTCCAGTTATAACTCTAAAGTCAACATTCCTTAGTATTTTGAGAAATCTTAATTATTACATAATAATTATTCAGAATCCATTAACACGATAGAAAATGCCGGCGCATAATTTTGTATAGAACTCTATACTCACGAAGGTCAAGGTAGCCCTTCAAAAAAAGTGTATTTTGGGAACTTTCCCCTAACCTATAAGAATTAATAATACAATTTCTTACAATATTAAAGTAACAAAAAAACCTGGGCTTGATAAGGTGTGTGATTATTGTATTTGTTGGTTGTACAATGAGAGATTTGTGAGGGCTTGAATGGTGGTTGTGGGATGGTGTCACTTGGTGGCTTCAGTTTGCGGAAGGTTGTGAGGAATGAGTTTGTTAAGGGTTATGATGGTTTCACTAATAGGAAAATAGGGATCTTGAAGTATGATAGTGATTAAATTTGTGTTTATTAAGTGAGAGATTTGAATGATGATGAGTTTAGTGTTTGATGACTTAAAGTGATTAATAGATCGTAATTTTAGTTAAGGTGAGGTGATACGAAAAAAGTTTATAAAGGTGGATTGAAGTATAAAGCAAGGCAGCATGTGAGGGAAAACAAaaagtaataattttatatatttttaaatatttttataattcttatacGTTTCTTACaatattctatttttataatttttaatatcttatatttatataattttctatatttatacttttcttaatttttttgataatttttagttattttttgttttaaaataatttttggaatttaatataaaattttaattttctatatctttttaatattttaatatttttataacttgttGATGTCGTAATATGTCACATAAGCATCAATTATAGTAGCATGCCACATGTTATCGTCACGTGTTTTCATTTGCCACATTagcaaaacatttttttttcagtttttagtAAAAGTAAATAGCAGAATCGTGGCTAGGGAACTATACTAGTGATCTACATAATTTTGTTGTAGAAATTTTCTGGATCAATGATTGGACCATGCAAACTAGAAATACTTTTACTTGGATAAAGGAGGAGATTACTCGATCCATTTTTGTATCGCTTATGATCTATATAATAACCGTAGCTTCCATTTCAAATGCATATCTCATTTTGTGCAGCAGGGGTATGAAAATCCACAAGAAAGATTAATGTGGCCAATGTTAACGGTAgacttaattgattaatttatcaTCTATAAAGACCCAATTGGGTGAAAATTTTTTATATGGGCTTAATTTTATGGTGAGAGTTTTTTTGACCCTTAGTCTCtttttaatagtattattttaaatttaaaaataacatgagTAAATTGTACCGTTTTCATAAACAGGTGAGCTTTGTGTTAATACCTTATAATTATTCAATTGTAATTGTACTTTTGAGTCCAAATTTCATTTCCCTTGataaacaattatcattttagataaattttaatttgattttaaaattttattaacttatatttggataaaattataataaaacaaaggaaaataagtAAAGAATACAATTTCTTTTATACAATTATGATCAAACCTAGGCAAAGACTAATAAAGGTTATAAAAAGatgttggatttggtgcctaATTTCATCTAAGTACATTTATGatttttttcgaatagattggttaataaaattattcatgaattacattaatactttgtatattgccCTCACATGGTCTTTGCACAAAAAAaaggaagcaaatgttgctcattggttgtctaatgtttaactaatattaatcgGTATTATTACCTTAAGTGTAGTAATTTCCTCTAAGTACACTTATAATTTTTTCGAGCAGAtcggttaataaaattattcatgaattacattaatactttgtatattatcccacatggtttttgcacacaaaataaaatgaaagcaaatgttacttattggttgtctaatgtttaattaatactaagc
The Gossypium hirsutum isolate 1008001.06 chromosome A07, Gossypium_hirsutum_v2.1, whole genome shotgun sequence genome window above contains:
- the LOC107955321 gene encoding agamous-like MADS-box protein AGL6 (The RefSeq protein has 2 substitutions compared to this genomic sequence) → MGRGRVELKRIENKINRQVTFSKRRNGLLKKAYELSVLCDAEVALIIFSSRGKLYEFSSSGMTKTLERYQRCCFIPHDNTHERETQSWYQEVIKLNAKYEALQRTQRHLLGEDLGPLNMKELHNLEKQLEGALARARQRKTQIMMEQMDDLRKKERQLGDLNKQLIIKLEAEGQNLETIQGLWGCCGAAATENFPLHLSQTQPMECDLQPVLQIGYHHYVEAEGSSAPKDMAGETNFIHGWVI
- the LOC107955321 gene encoding agamous-like MADS-box protein AGL6 isoform X1 is translated as MGRGRVELKRIENKINRQVTFSKRRNGLLKKAYELSVLCDAEIALIIFSNRGKLYEFSSSGMTKTLERYQRCCFIPHDNTHERETQSWYQEVIKLNAKYEALQRTQRHLLGEDLGPLNMKELHNLEKQLEGALARARQRKTQIMMEQMDDLRKKERQLGDLNKQLIIKLEAEGQNLETIQGLWGCCGAAATENFPLHLSQTQPMECDLQPVLQIGYHHYVEAEGSSAPKDMAGTTIPI